One Desulfovibrio aminophilus genomic region harbors:
- a CDS encoding PTS sugar transporter subunit IIA, which produces MRLSEYLSQDLVLSDLKATAKAEVLAELAAPLGALTPAVDPAGAVAVLLERESLGTTGIGDGIAIPHGKLPGLTRIVVVAGRSIQGVEFDSLDFKPCHIFFLVLAPEQVAGLHLRILAQISRLLKDESFRRSFVAAPNSQALWDLLRDT; this is translated from the coding sequence ATGCGGCTTTCCGAATACCTGTCGCAAGACTTGGTCCTGTCGGACCTCAAGGCCACGGCCAAGGCCGAGGTGCTGGCGGAGTTGGCGGCCCCCCTGGGGGCCCTGACCCCCGCCGTGGACCCGGCCGGGGCCGTGGCCGTTCTGCTGGAACGCGAAAGCCTGGGCACCACCGGCATCGGGGACGGCATCGCCATCCCCCACGGCAAGCTGCCTGGACTGACCCGGATCGTGGTCGTGGCCGGGCGGAGCATCCAGGGCGTCGAGTTCGACTCCCTGGACTTCAAGCCCTGCCACATCTTCTTCCTCGTGCTGGCGCCCGAGCAGGTGGCCGGTCTGCACCTGCGCATCCTGGCCCAGATTTCGCGGCTGCTCAAGGACGAGTCCTTCCGGCGGAGCTTCGTCGCCGCACCGAACAGCCAGGCCCTCTGGGACCTGCTGCGCGACACGTGA
- a CDS encoding PTS sugar transporter subunit IIB — MTLESLWVRIDNRLIHGQVIEAWLPYTGASTIIVSNDEVAADSIQQEIMSLAIPQNTASLFVHVERTQLALVQAMSDQPLAALVLFSSCADARRAFERGFQFESLNVGNIHYKPGKRQISPSVALSGEDESCLRFFSQHGVSLDFRCVPNDPVQARFK, encoded by the coding sequence ATGACACTGGAATCCCTCTGGGTGCGCATCGACAACCGGCTCATTCACGGGCAGGTCATCGAGGCGTGGCTGCCCTACACGGGGGCCTCGACGATCATCGTGTCCAACGACGAGGTGGCCGCCGACAGCATCCAGCAGGAGATCATGTCCCTGGCCATTCCCCAGAACACCGCCAGCCTCTTCGTGCACGTGGAGCGCACCCAGCTGGCCCTGGTCCAGGCCATGTCCGATCAGCCCCTGGCCGCCCTGGTGCTCTTTTCCTCCTGCGCCGACGCCCGCCGGGCCTTTGAGCGCGGATTCCAGTTCGAGAGCCTGAACGTGGGCAACATCCACTACAAGCCGGGCAAGCGCCAGATTTCGCCCAGCGTGGCCCTGTCCGGCGAGGACGAGTCCTGCTTGCGCTTTTTTTCCCAACATGGCGTGAGCTTGGACTTCCGCTGCGTGCCCAACGACCCCGTGCAAGCGAGGTTCAAATGA
- the rapZ gene encoding RNase adapter RapZ — protein sequence MVEPRSFSVIVVSGLSGSGKSTALKVFEDLGFFVVDGLPASLTPKLVSLFREQDSKHRGLVLGLDLRQMDFPEEWRKAFGELKEQGVRTHIVFLEARLSELVRRYATTRRPHPLESRSLGLEQALETEKVLLDPLRKRADLVIDTTNYSIHDLRRTLQEKWTSLEQEVGVLRVHIISFGFKYGVPIESDLLFDLRFLPNPYFDEKLRPLSGKDQVIADYVLAQDPGATFRGRFLDFLGYLLPLYLAEGRYRVTLALGCTGGRHRSVAVAELVSDALRRTGYAVTLEHRHLELG from the coding sequence GTGGTCGAACCCCGGAGCTTTTCGGTCATCGTGGTCTCGGGCCTTTCGGGCTCGGGCAAGAGCACGGCCCTGAAGGTCTTCGAGGACCTGGGCTTCTTCGTGGTCGACGGCCTGCCCGCCAGCCTGACGCCCAAGCTGGTGAGCCTTTTCCGCGAGCAGGACAGCAAGCACCGGGGCCTGGTCCTGGGCCTGGACCTGCGCCAGATGGACTTCCCCGAGGAATGGCGGAAGGCCTTCGGCGAGTTGAAGGAGCAGGGCGTCCGCACGCACATCGTCTTTCTGGAAGCCCGCCTGTCCGAGCTGGTGCGCCGCTACGCCACCACGCGCCGCCCGCACCCCCTGGAGAGCCGCAGCCTCGGCCTGGAGCAGGCCCTGGAGACCGAGAAGGTGCTCCTGGACCCCCTGCGCAAGCGCGCGGACCTGGTCATCGACACCACCAACTACTCCATCCACGACCTGCGCCGGACCCTGCAGGAGAAGTGGACCTCCCTGGAGCAGGAGGTGGGCGTGCTGCGGGTGCACATCATCTCCTTCGGCTTCAAGTACGGCGTGCCCATCGAGTCGGACCTGCTCTTCGACCTGCGCTTCCTGCCCAATCCGTATTTCGACGAGAAGCTCCGCCCCCTGTCGGGCAAGGATCAGGTCATCGCGGACTACGTCCTGGCCCAGGACCCCGGAGCCACCTTCCGGGGCCGCTTCCTGGATTTCCTCGGCTACCTGCTGCCCCTGTACCTGGCCGAGGGACGCTACCGCGTGACCCTGGCCCTGGGCTGCACCGGCGGCCGCCACCGCTCCGTGGCCGTGGCCGAGCTGGTCAGCGACGCGCTCCGGCGCACCGGCTACGCCGTGACTCTGGAACATCGACATCTTGAACTGGGTTGA
- a CDS encoding HU family DNA-binding protein has translation MNKSELIKALSEKKKLHVEESTKIVTAFVDAVKEALVRGDRVEIRGFGSFKIKSYSGYTGRNPKTGAVVKVQPKKLPFFRPGKELKEFINN, from the coding sequence ATGAACAAGAGTGAGCTGATCAAGGCCTTGTCTGAAAAGAAAAAGCTGCACGTCGAGGAATCCACCAAGATCGTCACGGCCTTCGTGGACGCGGTCAAGGAGGCGCTGGTGCGCGGCGACCGCGTGGAGATCCGGGGTTTCGGCAGCTTCAAGATCAAGTCCTACAGCGGCTATACCGGCCGCAATCCCAAGACCGGCGCCGTGGTCAAGGTCCAGCCCAAGAAGCTTCCCTTCTTCCGCCCCGGCAAGGAACTCAAGGAATTCATCAACAACTAG
- the lptC gene encoding LPS export ABC transporter periplasmic protein LptC, with protein MRLTGKAWTAVAAIFVGGVLLGTLLSREDHDRTTARSAAKSAAKAVEQGLASGALGGADISAQDIELVQGKAGQIQWRLKARSAQYSQEKGRVVVVKPQMLSYVGEERREVYVQAERGEIDQQGDNLTLWDRVEGRYGLFALTADNFDYIGAMNKVFLKGAVQVRRPDMSIDAAAVEIDLTSRELVAAGGVTAFIASRDVNFDLLPPDDTTKPQGKTP; from the coding sequence ATGCGGCTGACCGGAAAGGCATGGACGGCCGTGGCGGCCATTTTCGTGGGCGGCGTGCTGCTGGGCACGCTGCTCTCCCGCGAGGACCACGACCGGACCACGGCCAGGAGCGCCGCGAAAAGCGCGGCCAAGGCCGTGGAGCAGGGCCTGGCCTCCGGGGCCCTCGGCGGCGCGGACATCTCGGCCCAGGACATCGAGCTGGTCCAGGGCAAGGCCGGGCAGATCCAGTGGCGGCTCAAGGCCCGCAGCGCCCAGTACAGCCAGGAGAAGGGCAGGGTGGTGGTGGTCAAGCCGCAGATGCTCTCCTACGTGGGCGAGGAGCGCCGGGAGGTCTATGTGCAGGCCGAGCGCGGCGAGATCGACCAGCAGGGCGACAACCTCACCCTCTGGGACCGCGTGGAGGGACGCTACGGCCTGTTCGCCCTGACTGCCGACAATTTCGACTACATCGGGGCCATGAACAAGGTCTTTCTCAAGGGAGCGGTGCAGGTGCGCCGCCCCGACATGTCCATCGACGCGGCGGCGGTGGAGATCGACCTGACCTCCCGGGAGCTGGTGGCCGCGGGCGGCGTGACGGCGTTCATCGCCTCGCGCGACGTGAACTTCGACCTCCTGCCTCCAGACGACACGACCAAGCCGCAAGGAAAGACGCCATGA
- the dapA gene encoding 4-hydroxy-tetrahydrodipicolinate synthase: MKIRGAFTALVTPFRDGQVDEDAYRRHVEWQIEQGIDGLVPCGTTGEAATMDHEEQGRVIRMCVEQVKGRVPVIAGAGSNSTREAIELTRLAKEAGADATLQITPYYNKPTPDGLVGHFKAIAKAVPLPMIIYNVPGRTGLNLAPKTLARIAREVPEAIGVKEATGDLKQCTEVVELCGTDFLLLSGDDFTVLPLLSVGGMGVISVVSNLIPAKMHGLCAAYFEGDQTRAKALNIEIQALSRAMFMETNPIPVKTALAYMGRCLPGFRLPLAPLEEKNAEPLKTVLKAYGLLQ; encoded by the coding sequence ATGAAGATTCGTGGGGCGTTCACCGCGCTCGTCACCCCTTTCAGGGATGGGCAGGTGGACGAGGACGCCTACCGGCGGCATGTGGAGTGGCAGATCGAGCAAGGCATTGACGGCCTTGTTCCCTGCGGCACCACCGGCGAGGCCGCGACCATGGACCACGAGGAACAGGGCCGCGTCATCCGCATGTGCGTGGAGCAGGTCAAGGGGCGGGTTCCGGTCATCGCCGGCGCCGGCTCCAACAGCACCCGCGAGGCCATCGAACTGACCCGGCTGGCCAAGGAAGCCGGGGCCGACGCCACGCTCCAGATCACCCCCTACTACAATAAACCCACGCCCGACGGGCTGGTGGGGCACTTCAAGGCCATCGCCAAGGCCGTGCCCCTGCCCATGATCATCTACAACGTTCCCGGCCGCACCGGCCTGAACCTCGCGCCCAAGACCCTGGCCCGCATCGCCCGGGAAGTGCCCGAGGCCATCGGCGTCAAGGAGGCCACCGGCGACCTGAAGCAGTGCACCGAGGTGGTCGAGCTCTGCGGGACGGACTTCCTGCTGCTCTCCGGCGACGACTTCACGGTCCTGCCCCTGCTCTCCGTGGGCGGCATGGGCGTCATCTCCGTGGTCTCCAACCTCATTCCGGCCAAGATGCACGGACTCTGCGCCGCCTACTTCGAAGGCGACCAGACCCGCGCCAAGGCCCTGAACATCGAAATCCAGGCGCTTTCCAGGGCCATGTTCATGGAGACCAACCCCATTCCGGTGAAGACCGCCCTGGCCTACATGGGGCGCTGCCTGCCCGGATTCCGCCTGCCCCTGGCCCCGCTGGAGGAGAAGAACGCCGAGCCGCTCAAGACCGTGCTCAAGGCTTACGGCCTGCTCCAGTAA
- a CDS encoding LptA/OstA family protein, whose translation MIRRLTFAAILLLAAAQAWAFGEIRYADRALNVRKARSLESEHVKTLQPGDQVRVDHLRDGWYAVYDLSASDPDEAKALGYAKSSFLLPVTKEAAPAPAPKAQAPAVPAPAAAETKIPVNMQVPEVTAPVQVAPPAQASKPQPVASIIPSEIKAAAVKVSVRTARAVNSPVSTTLNPGQRVQTAFFRDGWYAVFKLDAKNLDETKALGFVHASELLPETPGVKPLAQIATPPAPPAAAPQPAAPAAQANEVTEAVQPAPVVPGETQPAKSEAQTPVKITADRMTYVEKDHKVTFSGNVQAEHEGLRLWAATLSAYFMEGGKSAQGGVSDNIDRIVADGGVKMKKEKSEGTCQTLTYFVKDGVLRMEGDPRLNDGGNSVAGEVIKFYVKDNRSEVLGGQNKRVEAVFTVPEGAKKP comes from the coding sequence ATGATCAGACGCCTCACGTTCGCCGCCATCCTGCTGCTCGCCGCGGCCCAGGCCTGGGCCTTCGGGGAGATCCGCTACGCCGACCGGGCGCTCAACGTACGCAAGGCCCGCAGCCTGGAGAGCGAACACGTCAAGACCCTCCAGCCCGGGGACCAGGTCCGGGTGGACCATCTCCGCGACGGCTGGTACGCGGTCTACGACCTGAGCGCCTCCGACCCCGACGAGGCCAAGGCCCTGGGCTACGCCAAGTCCAGCTTCCTCCTGCCGGTGACCAAGGAGGCCGCTCCGGCCCCCGCGCCCAAGGCCCAGGCTCCCGCCGTTCCGGCTCCGGCCGCCGCCGAGACCAAAATTCCCGTGAACATGCAGGTGCCCGAGGTCACGGCCCCGGTCCAGGTCGCGCCGCCCGCGCAGGCATCCAAGCCCCAGCCCGTGGCCAGCATCATCCCCTCGGAAATCAAGGCCGCCGCCGTGAAGGTCTCCGTGCGCACGGCCCGGGCGGTGAATTCCCCGGTCTCCACCACCCTGAATCCCGGGCAGCGGGTGCAGACCGCCTTTTTCCGCGACGGCTGGTACGCCGTGTTCAAGCTGGACGCCAAGAACCTTGATGAAACCAAGGCCCTGGGATTCGTGCACGCCTCGGAACTGCTGCCCGAAACCCCGGGCGTGAAGCCCCTGGCCCAGATCGCGACTCCGCCGGCCCCTCCGGCCGCCGCGCCCCAGCCCGCCGCACCGGCGGCCCAGGCCAACGAGGTCACGGAGGCGGTGCAGCCCGCCCCGGTGGTCCCCGGCGAGACGCAGCCCGCCAAGAGCGAGGCCCAGACCCCGGTGAAGATCACCGCCGACCGCATGACCTACGTGGAGAAGGACCACAAGGTGACCTTCTCGGGCAACGTCCAGGCCGAGCACGAGGGCCTGCGGCTCTGGGCCGCCACGCTCTCGGCCTACTTCATGGAGGGCGGCAAGAGCGCCCAGGGGGGCGTGTCCGACAACATCGACCGCATCGTGGCCGACGGCGGCGTGAAGATGAAGAAGGAGAAGAGCGAGGGCACCTGCCAGACCCTGACCTACTTCGTCAAGGACGGCGTCCTGCGCATGGAGGGCGATCCCAGGCTGAATGACGGCGGCAACAGCGTGGCGGGCGAGGTGATCAAGTTCTACGTCAAGGACAACCGCAGCGAGGTGCTCGGCGGCCAGAACAAGCGGGTGGAAGCGGTCTTCACCGTGCCCGAGGGAGCGAAGAAACCCTGA
- the rpoN gene encoding RNA polymerase factor sigma-54: protein MGLELRQQLKLSQQLVMTPQLQQAIKLLQLSRLELVETVQQELLENPFLEEAETERSDLPMEEMPVEADQSNAEPEMTVPERSEEMIRSTDWENYLGEFSSISKQAQVRETEIPEEGVSFEARLASKPSLDGHLSWQMRLSHFTERELDIGEAVIGNLDSGGYLHADMDDIRAVVPDAADTEIESVIQRIQRLDPVGVAARTPRECLLVQLEVLGETDPILLSLVDEHLEDLEKKRYKPLARKFKIDMEELKHYLEIIQKLDPMPGANFSSTEPHYVSPDVFVYKYGDDFVIVLNEDGLPRLQLNTFFADSLSQTAGKEKDYVQEKMRSAAWLMKSLYQRQRTLYKVVESIVRFQRDFFEYGVTKLKPLILKEVAEDIGMHESTVSRITTSKYVATPHGVFELKFFFNSALDLEDGSQVGSESVKALIKKLIGDEDPRRPLSDERIGEILKEHLKVDIARRTVAKYRSAMNIASSSKRKDIL from the coding sequence ATGGGACTGGAACTGAGACAACAACTCAAGCTCTCGCAACAGCTGGTCATGACCCCCCAGCTGCAGCAGGCCATCAAGCTGTTGCAGCTTTCCCGCCTGGAGCTGGTGGAGACGGTCCAGCAGGAGCTTCTGGAAAATCCCTTCTTGGAGGAAGCCGAGACCGAGCGATCGGACCTGCCCATGGAAGAAATGCCCGTGGAGGCGGACCAGAGCAACGCCGAGCCCGAGATGACCGTCCCGGAGCGCAGCGAGGAGATGATCCGCAGCACGGACTGGGAAAACTACCTGGGCGAATTCTCCAGCATCTCCAAGCAGGCCCAGGTCCGAGAAACCGAAATCCCCGAGGAGGGCGTGTCCTTCGAGGCCCGCCTGGCCAGCAAGCCCTCCCTGGACGGCCACCTGAGTTGGCAGATGCGCCTCTCGCACTTCACCGAGCGCGAGCTGGACATCGGCGAGGCGGTCATCGGCAACCTGGACTCGGGCGGCTACCTGCACGCCGACATGGACGACATCCGGGCCGTGGTGCCCGACGCCGCGGACACGGAGATCGAGTCCGTGATCCAGCGCATCCAGCGCCTGGACCCCGTGGGCGTGGCCGCGCGCACGCCCCGTGAATGCCTGCTCGTGCAGCTGGAGGTCCTGGGCGAGACCGATCCCATCCTGCTCTCCCTGGTGGACGAGCACCTGGAGGACCTGGAGAAGAAGCGCTACAAGCCCCTGGCCCGCAAGTTCAAGATCGACATGGAGGAGCTCAAGCACTACCTGGAGATCATCCAGAAGCTCGATCCCATGCCCGGGGCCAACTTCTCCAGCACCGAGCCGCACTACGTGTCTCCGGACGTCTTCGTCTACAAGTACGGCGACGACTTCGTCATCGTGCTCAACGAGGACGGCCTGCCGCGCTTGCAGCTGAACACCTTCTTCGCCGACTCCCTGTCCCAGACCGCTGGCAAGGAGAAGGACTACGTGCAGGAGAAGATGCGCTCGGCGGCCTGGCTCATGAAGAGCCTTTACCAGCGCCAGCGCACCCTCTACAAGGTCGTGGAGAGCATCGTGCGCTTCCAGCGCGATTTCTTCGAATACGGCGTGACCAAGCTCAAGCCCCTCATCCTCAAGGAAGTGGCCGAGGACATCGGCATGCACGAATCCACGGTCAGCCGCATCACCACGAGCAAGTACGTGGCCACGCCCCACGGGGTGTTCGAGCTGAAGTTCTTCTTCAACAGCGCCCTGGACCTGGAGGACGGCTCGCAGGTCGGCTCCGAGAGCGTCAAGGCGCTCATCAAGAAGCTCATCGGCGATGAGGACCCCCGGCGCCCCCTGTCCGACGAGCGCATCGGGGAGATCCTCAAGGAGCACCTCAAGGTGGACATCGCCCGCCGCACGGTGGCCAAGTACCGCTCGGCCATGAACATCGCCTCCTCGTCCAAACGGAAGGACATTCTCTGA
- a CDS encoding PTS sugar transporter subunit IIA, which yields MANNEQTGDKRIGVVLVTHGNFGEALLEAASLVLGPQEGCRAVSMGVSASMEDLVDSIKAAVAATDEGAGALVMTDLFGGTPTTLSLSLCKSAALEVITGVNLPMLLKVLQSRTQPLAEIAAQAKKAGQQGIVVAGEILRRKRAEG from the coding sequence ATGGCCAACAACGAACAGACCGGGGACAAGCGCATCGGCGTGGTGCTGGTGACGCACGGCAATTTCGGCGAGGCCCTGCTGGAGGCCGCCTCCCTCGTCCTGGGGCCCCAGGAGGGCTGCCGGGCCGTGAGCATGGGCGTGTCGGCGAGCATGGAGGACCTGGTGGACTCCATCAAGGCCGCCGTGGCGGCCACGGACGAGGGCGCCGGAGCGCTGGTCATGACCGACCTCTTCGGCGGCACGCCCACCACCCTGTCCCTGTCCCTGTGCAAGTCGGCCGCGCTGGAGGTCATCACCGGCGTGAACCTGCCCATGCTCCTCAAGGTGCTCCAAAGCCGGACCCAGCCCCTGGCGGAAATCGCGGCCCAGGCCAAGAAGGCCGGGCAGCAGGGCATCGTCGTGGCCGGTGAAATCCTGCGCCGAAAACGCGCGGAAGGGTAG
- a CDS encoding manganese-dependent inorganic pyrophosphatase, giving the protein MAIYVIGHKNPDTDTIAASIAFADLAAKAYGGEFIAAAQGACPPESEFVLNKFGVKAPELLTEAAGKKIALVDTTDKAQLPGDIDKADVQYVVDHHKLGDVTTSNPLEMWVWPVGCSCTVVAAMYDYFGVAVPKPIAGIMLCAILSDTVMFKSPTCTEKDKKAVEKLAKVAGVADVMALGMEMFKVKSAVEGTPMRELVFRDYKDFNMGGKKVGIGQLEVVDLGILAPYEEALYAEIQKVKGEDGGRHSVFLLLTDIMKEGSKMLYVSDDASVIEKAFGVKPEAKSVWLDKVMSRKKQVVPPFEKAFA; this is encoded by the coding sequence ATGGCTATCTACGTTATCGGTCACAAGAATCCCGACACCGACACCATCGCCGCTTCCATCGCCTTCGCCGACCTGGCCGCCAAGGCCTATGGCGGAGAGTTCATCGCGGCCGCCCAGGGCGCCTGCCCGCCCGAGTCCGAGTTCGTGCTGAACAAGTTCGGCGTGAAGGCCCCCGAGCTCCTGACCGAGGCCGCCGGCAAAAAGATCGCCCTGGTGGACACCACCGACAAGGCGCAGCTGCCCGGCGACATCGACAAGGCCGACGTCCAGTATGTGGTCGACCACCACAAGCTGGGCGACGTGACCACCTCCAATCCGCTTGAGATGTGGGTCTGGCCCGTGGGCTGCTCCTGCACCGTGGTCGCCGCCATGTACGACTACTTCGGCGTGGCCGTTCCGAAGCCCATCGCCGGCATCATGCTTTGCGCCATCCTGTCCGACACCGTCATGTTCAAGTCCCCCACCTGCACCGAGAAGGACAAGAAGGCCGTCGAGAAGCTGGCCAAGGTCGCCGGCGTGGCCGACGTCATGGCCCTGGGCATGGAGATGTTCAAGGTGAAGTCCGCCGTGGAAGGCACCCCCATGCGGGAACTGGTCTTCCGCGACTACAAGGACTTCAACATGGGCGGCAAGAAGGTCGGCATCGGCCAGCTGGAAGTGGTGGACCTGGGCATCCTGGCCCCCTACGAGGAAGCCCTCTACGCAGAGATCCAGAAGGTCAAGGGCGAGGACGGCGGCCGTCACAGCGTGTTCCTGCTCCTCACCGACATCATGAAGGAAGGCTCCAAGATGCTCTACGTCTCCGATGACGCCTCCGTCATCGAGAAGGCCTTCGGCGTGAAGCCCGAAGCCAAGAGCGTCTGGCTGGACAAGGTCATGAGCCGCAAGAAGCAGGTCGTGCCCCCGTTCGAGAAGGCTTTCGCCTAA
- a CDS encoding HAD family hydrolase yields the protein MTPVEELARDIRLLILDVDGVLTDGGLYYDHEGNVSKRFHVQDGLGIKLAQAAGLEVAVITGLNHAAVERRVRELGIEEYHAGRVDKGLLLDEMCRKRGIVPAQVAYLGDDWVDAAIMRRVGLPLAVPNAQPEILELARWSPARSGGQGAVRETIAFLLRCQGKLDALWRRWAE from the coding sequence ATGACCCCAGTTGAGGAACTGGCCCGCGACATCCGCCTGCTCATCCTGGACGTGGACGGCGTGCTCACCGACGGCGGACTCTACTACGACCACGAGGGCAACGTCAGCAAACGCTTCCACGTGCAGGACGGCCTGGGCATCAAGCTGGCCCAGGCGGCCGGGCTGGAGGTGGCCGTGATCACCGGCCTGAACCACGCGGCCGTGGAGCGCCGGGTGCGCGAGCTGGGCATCGAGGAATACCACGCCGGGCGCGTGGACAAGGGATTGCTCCTGGACGAGATGTGCCGGAAGCGGGGCATCGTCCCGGCCCAGGTGGCCTATCTGGGCGACGACTGGGTGGACGCGGCGATCATGCGCCGCGTGGGTCTGCCCCTGGCCGTGCCCAACGCCCAGCCGGAAATCCTCGAACTGGCCCGCTGGAGTCCGGCCCGGTCCGGCGGCCAGGGCGCGGTGCGGGAGACCATCGCCTTCCTGCTGCGCTGCCAGGGCAAGCTGGACGCCCTCTGGCGGCGCTGGGCGGAGTAG
- the lptB gene encoding LPS export ABC transporter ATP-binding protein, translating to MMAGLVATNLKKRYGNREVVHDIHLNLSPREVVGLLGPNGAGKTTTFYMLVGIVRPNGGEVILEGRPITDRPLHERARLGVSYLPQESSIFRKLTVRQNLQIILEQTALSPDQQRKRADELMDQFGIKRLADQPAMYLSGGERRRLEIARALILDPKFILLDEPFAGIDPIAVIDIQEIISMLKKMGMGILISDHNVRETLNICDRAYLVYEGTVILEGTPDEIVRDSKARQLYLGEDFSL from the coding sequence CTGATGGCCGGTCTCGTCGCCACGAACCTGAAGAAGCGGTACGGCAACCGCGAGGTGGTCCACGACATCCACCTGAATCTGTCCCCGCGCGAGGTGGTCGGCCTGCTCGGCCCCAACGGCGCGGGCAAGACCACCACCTTCTACATGCTCGTGGGCATCGTCCGCCCCAATGGCGGGGAGGTCATCCTGGAGGGCCGGCCCATCACCGACCGGCCCCTGCATGAGCGGGCCCGGCTGGGCGTGTCCTACCTGCCGCAGGAGAGCTCCATCTTCCGCAAGCTCACGGTGCGCCAGAACCTCCAGATCATCCTGGAACAGACGGCCCTTTCCCCGGACCAGCAGCGCAAGCGGGCCGACGAGCTCATGGACCAGTTCGGCATCAAGCGCTTGGCCGACCAGCCAGCCATGTACCTCTCCGGCGGCGAGCGGCGGCGGCTGGAGATCGCCCGGGCCCTCATCCTGGACCCCAAGTTCATCCTTCTGGACGAGCCCTTCGCGGGCATCGACCCCATCGCGGTCATCGACATCCAGGAGATCATCTCCATGCTCAAGAAGATGGGCATGGGCATTCTCATCTCGGACCACAACGTGCGCGAGACCCTGAACATCTGCGACCGCGCCTATCTCGTCTACGAGGGCACGGTCATCCTTGAGGGCACGCCGGACGAGATCGTACGCGACAGCAAGGCCCGCCAGCTCTATCTGGGCGAGGACTTCAGCCTCTGA
- a CDS encoding PTS sugar transporter subunit IIC, with protein MVRRGRFFFVLLGLCRSSLNLGLIERPLAIGFLWSLFGGDWSTSLAVAVFYELFWLDAIPAGTYIPPHLAASTTAALALVSHFGLTHPAQIAVPLALSMPLSWLGARLEGALREWQNRGYSAILQWARHSADPDLPPRLVLRAVLTSALFSWLFFFSCILTLAVVTDLCLLRFGPQLAASRLTWTPLLLAAGLGGVLSLRLRRAQALFAAGAVVVILFSFAGVF; from the coding sequence CTGGTTCGGCGCGGTCGGTTTTTTTTTGTCCTCCTCGGGCTCTGCCGCTCCAGCCTGAACCTGGGGCTCATCGAGCGCCCCCTGGCCATCGGCTTCCTCTGGAGCCTGTTCGGCGGAGACTGGTCCACCTCCCTGGCCGTGGCCGTCTTCTATGAACTCTTCTGGCTCGACGCCATTCCTGCAGGCACCTACATCCCGCCGCACCTGGCGGCCTCGACTACGGCCGCCCTGGCCCTGGTGAGCCATTTCGGCCTGACCCATCCGGCCCAGATCGCCGTGCCCCTGGCCCTGTCCATGCCCCTGTCCTGGCTGGGAGCCCGCCTGGAGGGCGCGTTGCGCGAATGGCAGAACCGGGGCTACAGCGCCATCCTCCAATGGGCCCGGCATTCCGCCGACCCGGACCTGCCGCCCCGGCTCGTGCTGCGCGCGGTGCTCACCTCGGCGCTCTTCTCCTGGCTCTTCTTCTTTTCCTGCATCCTCACCCTGGCCGTGGTCACGGACCTCTGCCTGCTGCGCTTCGGGCCGCAGCTGGCCGCCTCCCGCCTGACCTGGACCCCGTTGCTCCTGGCCGCGGGCCTGGGCGGGGTGCTCTCCCTGCGGCTGCGCAGGGCCCAGGCCCTGTTCGCCGCCGGGGCGGTCGTGGTCATACTTTTCTCCTTCGCCGGGGTTTTCTGA
- the hpf gene encoding ribosome hibernation-promoting factor, HPF/YfiA family codes for MNIAFNFKNFDPSEHLKEYAESRFEKLSKFIADAEDPELQVNLSVEKFRHKAEVVFLADNLHLSAYEESEDMYSTIDMVLDKLEAQLRRMREKMKDRRRSGRDRAVSMGVLTFIEESGKRTPSIAEMDKYEPKPMSVDEAAMQLESRSYDFLVFRNSETDGLNVIYRRKNGDFGLIDPGF; via the coding sequence ATGAACATCGCCTTCAACTTCAAGAATTTCGATCCGTCCGAGCATCTCAAGGAATACGCCGAGTCGCGTTTCGAGAAGCTCTCCAAGTTCATCGCCGACGCCGAGGATCCCGAGCTGCAGGTGAACCTGTCCGTGGAGAAGTTCCGCCACAAGGCCGAGGTCGTGTTCCTGGCCGACAACCTGCATCTCTCGGCCTACGAGGAGTCCGAGGACATGTACTCGACCATCGACATGGTCCTGGACAAGCTCGAGGCCCAGCTGCGCCGGATGCGCGAGAAGATGAAGGACCGCCGCCGCTCCGGCCGCGACCGGGCCGTGAGCATGGGCGTGCTGACCTTCATCGAGGAATCGGGCAAGCGCACCCCCTCCATCGCGGAGATGGACAAGTACGAGCCCAAGCCCATGAGCGTTGACGAGGCGGCCATGCAGCTGGAGTCCAGGAGCTACGACTTCCTGGTCTTCCGCAACTCCGAAACCGACGGCCTGAACGTCATCTACCGGCGCAAGAACGGCGACTTCGGCCTCATCGACCCTGGATTCTAA